One window from the genome of Pseudoliparis swirei isolate HS2019 ecotype Mariana Trench chromosome 24, NWPU_hadal_v1, whole genome shotgun sequence encodes:
- the LOC130189889 gene encoding keratin, type I cytoskeletal 19-like isoform X2, with product MAPDMYFCTTHPPRNMSNKYSLGASGFSMSSLPRMSSAIRGTSVHGGAGGRNTRLSYPSNGLGSGFDMAGVLGSGVGGGVGSGSMGNSYSSPSENKKLSMQNLNDRLATYMDKVHSLEAANAKLELQIREWYDKQTPAAKDYSKYEAIIEDLRRKIRAATQDNARLMLQIDNARLAAEDFRIKFENEMALRMSVEADIVGLRKVLDDLTMARADLEMQVEGLKEEMIYLKKNHAEEMVAMRNQVKASSVSVEVDARPQNDMARTMDKIRGQYEAITDKNRREMEEWYKVKFDELNKNVTSSTESLQSSRSEMTELKRTLQALQIELQSHLSLKSALEGQLEETESSYGLQLNQLQGMVNGLEEELKNVRADSERQAHDYQLLLDIKNRLEMEIAEYRRLLDGEEGHKGYRVPR from the exons ATGGCCCCTGACATGTATTT ctgcaccacccacccacctcgGAACATGTCCAACAAGTACAGCCTCGGCGCCTCTGGCTTCTCCATGTCCTCTTTGCCCAGGATGTCGAGCGCCATTCGGGGCACCAGCGTCCACGGCGGCGCGGGGGGCCGCAACACCCGGTTGTCGTACCCCTCCAACGGCCTGGGCTCCGGCTTTGACATGGCGGGGGTCCTCGGGTCCGGAGTTGGTGGAGGAGTTGGAAGTGGAAGCATGGGGAACAGTTACTCATCACCGTCGGAAAACAAGAAGCTGTCCATGCAGAACCTCAACGACCGGCTGGCCACCTACATGGACAAGGTGCACTCCCTGGAGGCCGCCAACGCCAAGCTGGAGCTCCAGATCCGGGAGTGGTACGACAAGCAGACCCCCGCCGCCAAGGACTACAGCAAGTACGAGGCCATCATCGAAGACCTGCGCAGaaag ATCCGCGCCGCCACGCAGGACAACGCGCGGCTGATGCTGCAGATCGACAACGCCAGGCTGGCAGCGGAGGACTTCAGGATCAA gTTTGAGAACGAGATGGCGCTGCGCATGTCGGTGGAGGCGGACATCGTCGGGCTGCGTAAGGTCCTGGACGACCTGACCATGGCCCGGGCCGACCTGGAGATGCAGGTGGAGGGCCTGAAGGAGGAGATGATCTACCTGAAGAAGAACCACGCAGAG GAGATGGTGGCCATGCGCAACCAGGTGAAGGCCAGCTCCGTGAGCGTGGAGGTGGACGCGCGGCCGCAGAACGACATGGCGCGCACCATGGACAAGATCCGGGGTCAGTACGAGGCCATCACCGACAAGAACCGCCGCGAGATGGAGGAGTGGTACAAGGTCAAG TTCGATGAACTGAACAAGAACGTGACCTCGAGCACCGAGAGCCTCCAGAGCTCCCGGAGCGAGATGACGGAGCTCAAGAGGACCCTGCAGGCCCTGCAGATCGAGCTGCAGTCCCACCTCAGCCtg AAATCGGCCCTGGAGggccagctggaggagacggagtCCAGCTACGGCCTGCAGCTCAACCAGCTGCAGGGCATGGTGAacggcctggaggaggagctgaagaacGTGAGGGCGGACAGCGAGCGGCAGGCGCACGACTaccagctgctgctggacaTCAAGAACCGGCTGGAGATGGAGATCGCCGAGTACCGCCGGCTGCTGGACGGAGAGGA GGGCCATAAGGGATACCGGGTTCCCCGGTAG
- the LOC130189889 gene encoding keratin, type I cytoskeletal 19-like isoform X1, with protein MAPDMYFCTTHPPRNMSNKYSLGASGFSMSSLPRMSSAIRGTSVHGGAGGRNTRLSYPSNGLGSGFDMAGVLGSGVGGGVGSGSMGNSYSSPSENKKLSMQNLNDRLATYMDKVHSLEAANAKLELQIREWYDKQTPAAKDYSKYEAIIEDLRRKIRAATQDNARLMLQIDNARLAAEDFRIKFENEMALRMSVEADIVGLRKVLDDLTMARADLEMQVEGLKEEMIYLKKNHAEEMVAMRNQVKASSVSVEVDARPQNDMARTMDKIRGQYEAITDKNRREMEEWYKVKFDELNKNVTSSTESLQSSRSEMTELKRTLQALQIELQSHLSLKSALEGQLEETESSYGLQLNQLQGMVNGLEEELKNVRADSERQAHDYQLLLDIKNRLEMEIAEYRRLLDGEERAAVPMPPKPVFSQRRMVVIEEIIDGKVVSRKEEFQ; from the exons ATGGCCCCTGACATGTATTT ctgcaccacccacccacctcgGAACATGTCCAACAAGTACAGCCTCGGCGCCTCTGGCTTCTCCATGTCCTCTTTGCCCAGGATGTCGAGCGCCATTCGGGGCACCAGCGTCCACGGCGGCGCGGGGGGCCGCAACACCCGGTTGTCGTACCCCTCCAACGGCCTGGGCTCCGGCTTTGACATGGCGGGGGTCCTCGGGTCCGGAGTTGGTGGAGGAGTTGGAAGTGGAAGCATGGGGAACAGTTACTCATCACCGTCGGAAAACAAGAAGCTGTCCATGCAGAACCTCAACGACCGGCTGGCCACCTACATGGACAAGGTGCACTCCCTGGAGGCCGCCAACGCCAAGCTGGAGCTCCAGATCCGGGAGTGGTACGACAAGCAGACCCCCGCCGCCAAGGACTACAGCAAGTACGAGGCCATCATCGAAGACCTGCGCAGaaag ATCCGCGCCGCCACGCAGGACAACGCGCGGCTGATGCTGCAGATCGACAACGCCAGGCTGGCAGCGGAGGACTTCAGGATCAA gTTTGAGAACGAGATGGCGCTGCGCATGTCGGTGGAGGCGGACATCGTCGGGCTGCGTAAGGTCCTGGACGACCTGACCATGGCCCGGGCCGACCTGGAGATGCAGGTGGAGGGCCTGAAGGAGGAGATGATCTACCTGAAGAAGAACCACGCAGAG GAGATGGTGGCCATGCGCAACCAGGTGAAGGCCAGCTCCGTGAGCGTGGAGGTGGACGCGCGGCCGCAGAACGACATGGCGCGCACCATGGACAAGATCCGGGGTCAGTACGAGGCCATCACCGACAAGAACCGCCGCGAGATGGAGGAGTGGTACAAGGTCAAG TTCGATGAACTGAACAAGAACGTGACCTCGAGCACCGAGAGCCTCCAGAGCTCCCGGAGCGAGATGACGGAGCTCAAGAGGACCCTGCAGGCCCTGCAGATCGAGCTGCAGTCCCACCTCAGCCtg AAATCGGCCCTGGAGggccagctggaggagacggagtCCAGCTACGGCCTGCAGCTCAACCAGCTGCAGGGCATGGTGAacggcctggaggaggagctgaagaacGTGAGGGCGGACAGCGAGCGGCAGGCGCACGACTaccagctgctgctggacaTCAAGAACCGGCTGGAGATGGAGATCGCCGAGTACCGCCGGCTGCTGGACGGAGAGGA ACGGGCCGCCGTCCCGATGCCACCCAAAC CGGTATTTTCCCAGAGGAGGATGGTGGTGATCGAGGAGATCATTGATGGAAAAGTGGTTTCCCGCAAGGAGGAGTTCCAATGA